The following proteins come from a genomic window of Limosilactobacillus reuteri:
- a CDS encoding YozE family protein: protein MRMSFYQFLMTQRNPNSADEVQQFANNAFLDTAFPKHSEDFDEISHYLEENADYLSSMTIFDETWQRYIDAMN, encoded by the coding sequence ATGAGAATGAGTTTTTATCAGTTTTTAATGACTCAACGAAACCCAAATAGTGCAGATGAAGTTCAACAGTTTGCAAACAACGCTTTTTTGGATACTGCTTTTCCTAAGCATTCAGAGGATTTTGATGAAATTTCGCATTATTTAGAAGAAAATGCTGACTATTTGTCATCAATGACAATTTTTGATGAAACTTGGCAACGATATATTGATGCAATGAATTAG
- a CDS encoding ribonuclease HII produces MNKKTISQIKARLQTITDATDPYLQTIRDDSRKGVQTAIQQFEHRLARQKEAEEAFKKRFKYEKYYWENGCQYIAGMDEVGRGPLAGPVVTCAVILNADFDLIGVTDSKQLTKHERENLYLRIVDEAVEVSIAVNDAPVIDQMNIYAATQDAMIRAVNHLHHRPDHLIVDAVPLAIDIPQTTLIKGDQKSISVAAASIVAKEYRDHLMRDYDYVYPRYGFAQNMGYGTKEHLASLEKMGATPIHRRSFNPVPKYLNSPFVKLS; encoded by the coding sequence ATGAATAAGAAAACCATTAGTCAAATTAAGGCCCGCTTACAAACTATTACAGATGCAACTGATCCTTACTTGCAAACTATTCGTGATGATTCGCGCAAGGGTGTTCAAACGGCAATTCAGCAATTTGAACACCGGCTTGCACGGCAGAAGGAAGCTGAAGAGGCGTTCAAAAAGCGATTCAAATACGAAAAGTACTACTGGGAAAATGGATGTCAGTATATTGCAGGAATGGATGAAGTAGGAAGAGGACCATTGGCTGGGCCAGTGGTTACTTGTGCGGTAATCCTAAATGCAGATTTTGATCTGATAGGGGTAACAGATTCTAAACAATTAACTAAACATGAACGGGAAAATTTATATTTACGAATTGTTGATGAGGCAGTTGAGGTTAGCATTGCGGTCAATGATGCGCCAGTGATTGATCAAATGAATATTTATGCGGCTACCCAAGATGCAATGATTCGAGCAGTTAACCACCTTCACCATCGGCCAGATCATCTGATTGTTGATGCAGTCCCGTTAGCAATTGATATTCCCCAGACAACTTTAATTAAGGGAGATCAAAAGAGTATTAGTGTTGCTGCAGCAAGTATTGTCGCAAAAGAATACCGGGATCACTTAATGCGGGACTATGATTATGTTTATCCAAGGTATGGTTTTGCACAAAATATGGGTTATGGAACTAAAGAACATTTAGCCAGTTTAGAAAAAATGGGGGCCACTCCTATTCATCGGCGTTCTTTTAATCCCGTTCCAAAATATTTAAATTCGCCGTTTGTAAAATTAAGTTAG
- a CDS encoding SGNH/GDSL hydrolase family protein, with amino-acid sequence MKKWTKWLLLSLLAIMIIGGGWYTANHFTNLTSNSSKVVKPKYVEKKNVKLVALGDSLTHGQGDESNNGGYVGVIKEKIEHRYHQTKVTTVNYGVTGDRSDQILDRLNQQSQLRSDLRSADVITMTVGGNDLMQILGKNVMGSGRQVTSSVESGEKTYQKKLIKLFDAVRKENPKAPIFMMSIYNPFYTYFPDVTIINKSINQWNQTTQDAMNNYKSMYFVNINKLMSYGQYQTKSQQQQLVKEEEKANQGQVSQKQVIEIMNHKDKNLNKYISTEDNFHPNHTGYVKITDQLFKVMQKHDSWEFTQR; translated from the coding sequence ATGAAAAAGTGGACTAAATGGCTATTATTATCGCTTTTGGCTATTATGATTATTGGTGGAGGATGGTATACTGCTAACCATTTTACAAATTTAACTAGTAATAGTTCAAAAGTTGTTAAACCAAAATATGTTGAAAAGAAAAATGTAAAGCTGGTGGCACTAGGTGATTCCCTTACTCACGGTCAAGGTGACGAGAGTAATAATGGTGGATATGTTGGGGTAATTAAGGAAAAAATCGAACACCGTTACCACCAAACTAAGGTGACAACAGTCAATTACGGGGTAACAGGGGACCGCTCCGACCAGATTCTTGACCGGTTAAATCAGCAGTCTCAATTACGTAGTGACTTACGGAGCGCGGATGTGATTACGATGACTGTTGGTGGGAACGACTTGATGCAGATCTTGGGAAAAAACGTAATGGGCTCTGGACGGCAAGTTACCAGTAGTGTTGAAAGTGGCGAAAAGACTTATCAAAAAAAATTAATTAAGCTATTTGATGCGGTTCGAAAGGAAAATCCTAAGGCTCCTATTTTTATGATGAGTATTTATAATCCCTTCTATACCTATTTCCCAGATGTAACAATTATTAACAAGTCAATTAATCAATGGAACCAAACTACGCAAGATGCAATGAATAATTATAAGTCAATGTATTTTGTGAACATTAACAAGTTGATGTCATACGGTCAATATCAGACTAAGAGTCAGCAACAACAGCTGGTCAAGGAAGAAGAAAAGGCTAATCAAGGGCAAGTCAGTCAAAAACAGGTCATTGAAATTATGAATCATAAGGATAAGAACCTTAATAAATATATTTCAACAGAAGATAATTTCCATCCTAATCATACGGGATACGTCAAGATTACTGACCAATTATTTAAGGTAATGCAAAAACATGATAGCTGGGAATTCACACAGAGGTAA
- a CDS encoding YpmS family protein has product MKNSEEKKINWWKWAFFCLVALIVISCGVVLNKATASTPATTTSKAVKSSDSSVTVELNKKQVNALAANYLNQFLKGQKIRYDFIVGDQYATLTGNTKFLGAKVRFTINFIPERLSNGNVLLRAKGLSVGRLNIPIKFVMGYIAKNYNIPKWVTINPQKKTVLLDLNRYSKHRSLKYSAQEINMQEGRFKFLITVPTSNE; this is encoded by the coding sequence ATGAAAAATTCTGAAGAAAAAAAGATTAATTGGTGGAAATGGGCCTTTTTTTGCTTAGTAGCCTTGATTGTAATTAGCTGTGGGGTTGTGTTAAACAAGGCGACTGCATCGACTCCTGCTACTACAACTAGCAAAGCAGTAAAGTCAAGCGATTCATCAGTAACGGTTGAATTGAATAAAAAACAGGTGAATGCTTTAGCTGCTAACTACCTGAATCAGTTTCTAAAAGGGCAAAAGATCCGTTATGATTTTATTGTTGGCGATCAGTATGCTACCCTGACAGGAAATACTAAGTTTCTAGGGGCTAAGGTGCGATTTACCATTAACTTTATTCCTGAACGATTAAGTAACGGAAATGTCTTGTTGCGGGCTAAGGGACTTTCCGTTGGACGGTTAAATATCCCGATCAAATTTGTGATGGGTTATATTGCAAAGAATTATAATATTCCTAAGTGGGTAACAATTAATCCACAAAAGAAGACAGTTTTATTAGACCTTAACCGTTATAGCAAGCACCGTTCTCTTAAGTACTCGGCTCAGGAAATTAACATGCAAGAAGGACGGTTTAAGTTTTTAATCACGGTCCCAACAAGTAATGAATAA
- the ylqF gene encoding ribosome biogenesis GTPase YlqF — MATIQWFPGHMAKALRQIREQMPLVDILFELVDARVPYSSQNPEVALAAGEKPKLLIMTKTDLADQKRLNEWIKYFEQHNQTVLALDSRQNNVAKVVTAKSKEILKDKLAEEKAKGMKKRPIRAMCVGVPNVGKSILLNHLVKKNVAATGNRPGVTTGQQWLRSSAELELLDTPGVLWHKFATPKQGIMLALTGAIKDSLYAKDDVALFALDYLRQHQPEVLKQRYHLTDADLDESVANPDLLLTITAKMGFRDDYDRASERLIFDLRKGKLGPITLEVPADLNEDGLNE, encoded by the coding sequence ATGGCAACAATTCAATGGTTCCCAGGACACATGGCAAAAGCATTACGCCAAATTCGTGAACAAATGCCACTAGTAGATATTTTATTTGAACTAGTAGATGCACGTGTCCCCTATTCGTCACAAAATCCAGAAGTGGCACTAGCTGCGGGAGAAAAGCCAAAACTTTTAATTATGACAAAGACGGACCTGGCAGACCAGAAACGATTAAATGAATGGATTAAATATTTTGAGCAGCATAATCAGACAGTTCTTGCTCTTGATTCACGGCAAAATAACGTGGCAAAAGTTGTAACGGCTAAAAGTAAAGAGATATTAAAAGATAAATTGGCAGAAGAAAAAGCCAAGGGAATGAAAAAGAGGCCGATTCGGGCAATGTGTGTTGGTGTTCCCAATGTAGGGAAATCAATCCTTTTAAATCACCTGGTAAAAAAGAACGTCGCGGCTACTGGAAATCGTCCAGGAGTCACTACCGGACAGCAATGGTTACGATCATCAGCAGAATTGGAATTACTCGATACTCCTGGTGTCCTTTGGCATAAATTTGCTACTCCTAAGCAAGGGATAATGCTGGCTTTAACAGGAGCAATTAAAGATAGCTTATACGCAAAGGATGATGTAGCGTTGTTTGCCCTTGATTACTTGCGACAACACCAACCAGAAGTGTTAAAGCAACGTTACCACTTAACTGATGCCGATCTGGATGAATCGGTTGCCAATCCGGATTTACTATTAACGATTACTGCTAAAATGGGCTTTCGTGATGATTATGATCGAGCTAGTGAACGCTTGATTTTTGACTTGCGGAAGGGGAAATTAGGACCAATCACTTTGGAAGTACCAGCTGACCTAAATGAGGATGGGCTAAATGAATAA